In Aspergillus fumigatus Af293 chromosome 2, whole genome shotgun sequence, a genomic segment contains:
- a CDS encoding polyamine acetyltransferase — protein sequence MAEPTHQTEAKKTMTGFKPLSNAEDYSLPATASDLSPRAEAAVANGLSLETADEDHEEVDEDYVAVDPDEISDFSYWLRRPPVHHRTKLDELHPFVQTLTVSNVDDCVEVENAFPENERCSREKFIYRLTKCPELSLGLFTIPIVPKGQPKPRPTLIGHIVATRTSTQLVTDNAMKLPPNWRSARVVTENGETIGHDEYGSTIAIHSLAVLPEHQGKQVGSTLMKSYIQRIREAAIAERISIIAHDHLVPFYQSFGFENRGPSKCQFGGGGWTDLVSSFLTDYKVYGLLGL from the exons ATGGCGGAACCCACCCATCAGACTGAAGCCAAGAAAACCATGACCGGATTCAAGCCCTTGTCCAACGCCGAAGACTATTCCCTGCCTGCTACAGCCAGCGATTTGTCTCCACGGGCAGAGGCTGCCGTGGCGAATGGTCTTTCCTTGGAGACTGCCGACGAAGACCATGAGGAGGTGGACGAAGACTATGTCGCAGTCGACCCTGACGAGATTAGTGACTTCTCATATTGGCTCCGGCGCCCGCCTGTGCATCATCGCACCAAGTTGGATGAGTTGCATCCGTTTGTCCAAACCCTGACGGTTTCCAATGTCGATGATTGTGTCGAGGTCGAGAATGCTTTCCCCGAGAACGAGCGCTGCTCCCGCGAGAAG TTCATCTACCGCCTTACAAAATGCCCTGAATTAAGTCTAGGCCTATTCACCATCCCCATTGTACCAAAGGGCCAACCCAAGCCGCGTCCGACTTTGATCGGTCATATCGTTGCTACGCGGACCTCAACACAACTGGTCACGGACAATGCTATGAAGCTTCCGCCCAACTGGAGGAGTGCACGCGTCGTTACGGAGAATGGAGAGACCATCGGACACGACGAGTATGGCAGCACCATCGCCATCCATTCTCTCGCTGTACTTCCGGAACACCAGGGCAAGCAAGTCGGAAGCACTTTGATGAAGTCATATATCCAGCGGATTAGGGAAGCCGCGATCGCAGAGCGCATCTCCATCATTGCGCATGACCATCTGGTGCCCTTTTACCAGTCTTTTGGGTTCGAGAACCGTGGTCCCAGCAAGTGTCAGTTTGGCGGTGGCGGATGGACTGACCTG